A part of Anaerolineae bacterium genomic DNA contains:
- a CDS encoding LysM peptidoglycan-binding domain-containing protein has product MALVTVSADKHYLVNPHGGPFFAIGVNYSGYFDRAWKMWETGLYDPTLIARDFRKAQQSGFNTVRLFAHAALLEEIRRDKFDKLDQTLSIAQDHHLLVLLTLNDAHALNLERVGQLDAKIAARYRDVPTLCAYDLENEPVFYNLVAAVYPEAYRPPVHTGQLIDHYGERVGPAEALELQRQRRIPGHLDEETAYYYINALRIFLEYDAAVNTFVKQGQGTLIDFMLSDDSRPWYPLISVLDGTVEKWLQARLEPIRATGCRQLLTVGWNWLHFAGLPANRLLDFQAYHNYTPLSMHGFNTNIAHLEGLRRAFPHQPIIFGEFGWSNQSGTTSSGSRPVPAEYTALYEAATLAFLRANEFAGGFKWMLNDVASTDNPYEASFGVFSVGDQAKPVRNLVQRFSAEWLPVGQEGDFIHLREVETGLAYRFDLPPHITLGGQNYQDDNLSWQAENADHCFINIDHQQLLIDAQQAGRLSLAPWDLAPGWNRARETEVYRVFSQQHRTRQQTFAAGESVVLDVQPGAQYAVVMGVETPLYSPPGDTVEIQPQPGEHVVLFGDFENYLHAALKYLKRFIPDFTFVADQVAGRWPYVTVVASPEQISDEVLDNIRGLGAVLVERVAADTPAATETKLNEMAQQGRRFLTAVVPPQEEPPAQPEEPTPGPDGTGDTYVVQPGDTLSKIAQQIYGDYRLWRLIFEANQDKISDPGLIRVGMELRLPERG; this is encoded by the coding sequence ATGGCCCTGGTCACTGTTTCAGCAGATAAGCATTATCTGGTCAACCCGCACGGCGGGCCTTTTTTTGCCATTGGCGTTAATTATTCCGGCTATTTTGATCGCGCCTGGAAGATGTGGGAAACTGGACTATACGACCCCACTTTGATTGCCCGCGATTTTCGTAAAGCTCAACAGAGCGGTTTTAATACCGTCCGCCTTTTTGCTCACGCCGCCCTTTTGGAGGAGATTCGCCGGGATAAGTTTGACAAATTGGACCAAACCTTATCCATTGCCCAAGACCATCACTTATTGGTGCTGCTCACGCTCAACGACGCCCATGCCCTTAATCTGGAACGAGTGGGCCAATTGGACGCCAAAATTGCCGCGCGTTACCGGGATGTGCCTACGCTTTGCGCTTACGACTTGGAAAATGAGCCGGTCTTTTATAACCTGGTGGCTGCCGTGTATCCAGAGGCGTATCGCCCACCGGTGCATACCGGCCAATTGATTGACCACTACGGCGAGCGAGTTGGCCCCGCCGAAGCGCTTGAGTTGCAGCGCCAGCGGCGCATCCCCGGCCACCTGGACGAAGAAACCGCCTACTATTACATCAACGCCCTGCGCATCTTCCTGGAATATGATGCTGCCGTAAACACCTTTGTGAAGCAGGGGCAAGGTACGCTGATAGACTTTATGCTCTCAGATGATTCCAGGCCCTGGTATCCGCTTATCAGTGTGCTGGATGGAACCGTGGAAAAATGGCTCCAGGCCCGCCTTGAGCCTATCCGGGCCACGGGCTGCCGGCAGTTGTTGACCGTGGGTTGGAATTGGCTCCACTTTGCCGGGCTGCCGGCTAATCGGCTCCTCGATTTTCAGGCTTACCATAACTATACCCCGCTCTCGATGCACGGCTTCAATACCAATATTGCTCACTTAGAGGGTCTGCGGCGAGCCTTTCCCCACCAGCCTATCATTTTTGGCGAATTTGGCTGGAGCAACCAAAGTGGGACCACGTCTTCCGGCAGCCGTCCGGTGCCGGCCGAGTATACCGCCCTTTACGAAGCCGCCACGCTGGCTTTTTTGCGAGCCAATGAATTTGCCGGGGGCTTCAAATGGATGCTCAACGACGTAGCGAGCACGGACAATCCTTATGAAGCCAGCTTTGGCGTTTTCAGCGTTGGCGACCAGGCCAAACCTGTCCGCAATCTGGTGCAGCGTTTTAGCGCGGAATGGCTCCCGGTTGGCCAGGAAGGCGACTTTATCCATCTCCGCGAAGTGGAGACCGGTCTGGCTTATCGTTTTGACCTGCCGCCCCACATCACGCTTGGCGGCCAAAATTATCAGGATGATAACCTTAGCTGGCAAGCGGAAAACGCCGATCACTGTTTTATTAATATAGACCATCAACAACTATTGATTGACGCGCAGCAGGCCGGGCGTCTCTCCCTTGCCCCCTGGGATTTAGCGCCCGGCTGGAATCGAGCCAGGGAAACTGAAGTATACCGGGTATTTAGCCAGCAGCATCGCACGCGCCAACAGACCTTTGCCGCGGGGGAGAGCGTGGTGCTCGACGTCCAGCCCGGCGCTCAATATGCTGTGGTGATGGGCGTCGAAACGCCTCTTTATTCCCCACCCGGCGATACCGTTGAGATACAACCCCAGCCGGGTGAGCACGTGGTGCTTTTTGGTGATTTTGAGAACTATTTACATGCCGCCCTCAAGTATTTGAAACGTTTTATCCCCGATTTTACTTTTGTGGCAGACCAGGTGGCCGGGCGCTGGCCTTACGTAACGGTGGTCGCTTCGCCGGAACAAATTTCGGATGAGGTTCTGGACAACATTCGCGGTTTGGGCGCAGTGCTGGTTGAGCGGGTGGCGGCCGATACCCCGGCGGCCACGGAAACAAAATTAAATGAAATGGCCCAACAGGGCCGCCGCTTTCTCACTGCCGTTGTCCCGCCCCAAGAGGAACCCCCCGCCCAACCCGAAGAGCCTACCCCTGGTCCCGATGGGACAGGCGATACCTACGTTGTCCAACCCGGCGATACGCTGAGCAAAATTGCCCAGCAAATATACGGCGACTATCGTCTCTGGCGGCTCATTTTTGAAGCCAATCAAGACAAAATTTCCGATCCCGGCCTGATCCGGGTGGGAATGGAATTGCGCCTGCCGGAGAGGGGATAA
- a CDS encoding glycoside hydrolase family 3 C-terminal domain-containing protein has translation MSKTPTYTNPQRPTAERVADLLSRMTLAEKIGQMCQLDGRQNAEALLQEKHIGSFLHIIGEKTNELQKLAEQTRLGIPLIFGIDAIHGHCFWPTATVFPTQLAMACSWNPDLVEKMGQITAREASYTGMHWTFSPELDVARDLRWGRIDETFGEDPFLVGMLGRALVRGYQGQNLADPETILACPKHYAGYSCTQGGRDASEADLSQRHMRSIFLRPFHEAVKAGCATIMAGYQSIDGVPCTANHWLLTEVLKKEWGFAGFVVTDWNNIGQMYLNQKVCATLAEAVQKAVAAGNDMMMSTPAFPDIALKLAQSGALDLAQIDEACRRILRLKFELGLFDQNRYANLEKGREIIGCAEHRQAALESAYQSIVLLKNQDNLLPLANDLKRIAVIGPNADDVIAQLGDWVFLGVMESIMSGNQEKFLEALERENVVTVLEGIRQRAGAASRVDYCRGCDVIKPDTSEIAVAVELARQAEVAIVVVGDTLSQNGEVRDRANLDLSGGQQQLLQSVHATGTPLVVVLINGKPLSIPWVAEHAHAVVEAWNPGLAGGTAVAGLLFGDRNPGGKLAISFPYHVGQQPVYYNQIPGWHTHRYVDMPPEPLFAFGYGLSYTSFAYANLKLGAKELAPGQNLQVEIEVRNTGRRAGVEIVQLYLNDVYSSVTTPVKELKAFARVDLQPGEKKTILLEVPYQHLALVNQYLETVVEPGEFEVMVGGSSRDQDLLKDTFAVVA, from the coding sequence ATGTCCAAAACACCTACCTACACAAACCCCCAGCGCCCTACTGCTGAAAGAGTGGCCGACTTGTTGAGCCGGATGACCCTGGCCGAAAAAATCGGCCAGATGTGCCAACTGGATGGCCGGCAGAACGCCGAAGCATTGCTGCAAGAAAAACACATCGGCTCGTTCTTGCACATCATTGGCGAAAAAACTAATGAACTGCAAAAACTGGCTGAACAAACCCGGCTCGGCATCCCCCTTATTTTTGGCATTGATGCTATTCACGGCCACTGCTTTTGGCCCACCGCTACGGTTTTTCCCACGCAGTTAGCAATGGCCTGTTCTTGGAATCCGGACCTGGTCGAGAAAATGGGTCAAATTACAGCCAGAGAGGCCAGCTATACCGGCATGCACTGGACATTCTCGCCGGAGTTGGATGTGGCGCGCGACCTGCGCTGGGGCCGCATTGACGAAACCTTTGGCGAAGACCCCTTCCTGGTAGGCATGTTGGGCCGGGCGCTGGTGCGCGGTTACCAGGGGCAAAACCTGGCCGACCCCGAAACCATTTTGGCCTGTCCCAAACACTACGCCGGTTACTCCTGCACTCAGGGCGGGCGCGACGCCTCCGAAGCCGACCTATCGCAACGCCACATGCGTTCCATCTTCTTGCGGCCCTTCCACGAGGCAGTCAAGGCCGGCTGCGCCACTATTATGGCCGGCTACCAGTCCATTGACGGCGTGCCCTGCACGGCCAATCATTGGTTGCTGACCGAGGTGCTAAAAAAGGAGTGGGGCTTTGCTGGCTTTGTAGTGACGGATTGGAACAATATCGGCCAGATGTACCTGAACCAAAAAGTCTGCGCCACCCTGGCCGAAGCCGTGCAAAAGGCTGTGGCCGCGGGCAATGACATGATGATGAGTACGCCCGCATTTCCCGATATTGCCTTAAAACTGGCCCAAAGTGGGGCGTTGGACCTGGCCCAAATTGATGAAGCCTGCCGCCGCATTTTGCGCCTCAAATTTGAGTTGGGCTTGTTTGACCAGAACCGCTACGCTAACCTGGAGAAAGGTCGGGAAATTATTGGTTGCGCCGAGCATCGGCAGGCGGCCCTGGAGAGCGCCTACCAGTCAATAGTTTTGCTCAAAAATCAGGATAATCTGCTGCCCCTGGCTAATGACCTCAAACGTATCGCCGTGATTGGCCCCAATGCAGATGACGTCATTGCCCAACTTGGTGATTGGGTCTTTTTGGGCGTCATGGAAAGTATTATGTCGGGCAACCAGGAAAAATTTCTAGAAGCGCTTGAGCGAGAAAATGTGGTCACTGTTTTAGAGGGAATCCGGCAGCGAGCCGGAGCAGCCTCTCGCGTGGACTATTGCCGGGGCTGTGATGTCATCAAACCGGACACTTCAGAAATTGCAGTAGCAGTGGAACTGGCCCGCCAGGCCGAAGTAGCGATTGTGGTGGTGGGCGATACCCTTTCCCAAAACGGCGAGGTGCGCGACCGGGCCAATCTTGATTTGAGCGGCGGCCAACAGCAGCTTTTGCAGTCCGTTCATGCCACCGGCACGCCGTTGGTAGTAGTCCTCATCAACGGCAAACCATTGAGTATCCCCTGGGTGGCGGAGCATGCTCACGCTGTTGTGGAAGCCTGGAATCCCGGTTTGGCCGGCGGCACCGCCGTTGCGGGCCTTCTTTTTGGCGACCGCAATCCCGGCGGCAAACTGGCTATCTCCTTCCCCTATCACGTTGGCCAGCAGCCGGTTTATTACAACCAGATTCCGGGCTGGCACACCCATCGTTATGTTGACATGCCGCCGGAGCCGCTGTTTGCCTTTGGCTATGGCTTAAGCTACACCAGCTTTGCCTATGCCAATCTGAAACTTGGGGCCAAAGAGTTGGCCCCAGGCCAGAACCTCCAGGTTGAAATTGAGGTGCGGAATACCGGCCGGCGCGCCGGCGTCGAAATCGTCCAGCTTTATCTTAACGACGTTTATAGTTCGGTGACCACGCCCGTGAAAGAACTCAAAGCCTTTGCCCGGGTTGACCTGCAACCCGGCGAAAAAAAGACCATTTTGCTGGAAGTGCCCTACCAACATCTGGCCCTGGTCAATCAATACCTGGAAACCGTGGTAGAGCCGGGCGAATTTGAGGTGATGGTGGGCGGTTCCTCCCGCGACCAGGATTTGCTCAAAGACACGTTTGCCGTGGTCGCTTAA
- a CDS encoding PD40 domain-containing protein, translating into MNDETRQMREMLFDRIVFGLILVGLITALSSLVIGGFSSPWFFRAIALMIVALVAFGLRRVSRLVVAVYILVLELFGIATAIFLQSSVVGFIPYLFIPIIIIAGLLLNPLATILIGLLAVVMIVLVVALTQQLSGAVFITLLPPFSLIIVALLLVIEGRRHIEKLGEHLLESRKLLRERTLEMMEAQDKITELQARTEELKQQLLTGRGEAHQAHQLALQKSQGLHQLIKGAINELDTSVEELERLVDQIGESASPNEQAGLLEKVWQRIYHLNNLVVNLEDMAQLKNERVALNYQEVDITHLINEVVSTTRGLARGKNLEIRCQVPENLPKLKLDPVRIRQVLLYVLNNAVKYTDQGIIEVQAELNAKELLIFVSDTGIGMHREEMELVFQEFGRGSGTLAKQRQGTGLGLAISKGLVELHGGHMWVTSVLGVGSTFYINLPLEPPPAKTPAAIPAPMPAAAIPAQIPLAVTVLEQEEPVSLWDTINKKTETQVAVSDQEETLAAAEPATIAPTAKGGFGSPVGRYSPTYIGRFGFILLGLLLIIASIVAMLAVIYGPVGEEEVAATTVASPTSIAAGLPDTATPEESIAPAPTATPSATSSPTVAPPASATPTLPPTEPPTLIPTDTPAATIPATNTSTPTQEPPTLTVTSTKTPTQTPNLIPQPTAKETPPAALVEQPPTRPAAQGLSFVAGQLVALNPLGDTASTSLETAGSIVPDSGLSWSPQGDRILFTSKRDNNYEIYTANADGSQPLNLTKAAAYDTQPSWSPDGHKIAFSSGRDGNVDIYMMDADGGNLQKLTTSRGYDEWPVWSPDGRKIAFVSDRDGNVEIYVMNIDGSNQQRLTDNPAADWPATWSADGHRLAFGSDRDGNWNLYLVSVTDGGVTRLTNDPADEREPAWSPDGRTIAFAYNGGGNWDIYTIPAPTGASGEIPKSEWTQFTDTPTVNEHYPAWAP; encoded by the coding sequence ATGAACGACGAAACACGACAGATGCGGGAGATGTTGTTTGATCGGATTGTTTTTGGCCTGATTCTGGTGGGTCTGATTACGGCCTTGAGCAGCCTAGTCATCGGCGGGTTTTCGTCGCCCTGGTTTTTCCGCGCCATTGCCTTGATGATTGTGGCCCTGGTGGCCTTTGGCCTGCGGCGAGTTAGCCGGCTTGTGGTTGCTGTTTACATATTGGTGCTGGAACTGTTTGGCATTGCTACCGCTATATTTCTCCAGTCCAGCGTCGTTGGTTTTATCCCCTATCTTTTTATCCCCATTATTATCATTGCGGGGTTGCTTTTAAATCCGCTGGCCACTATCCTCATCGGCCTGCTGGCCGTGGTGATGATTGTGCTGGTGGTGGCCCTGACGCAGCAACTATCGGGCGCGGTTTTCATCACCCTTTTACCCCCTTTTAGCCTGATTATTGTAGCTTTGCTCCTGGTGATTGAAGGGAGACGCCATATAGAAAAGTTGGGCGAACACCTATTAGAAAGCAGAAAGCTGCTCCGCGAGCGCACTCTGGAAATGATGGAAGCTCAGGACAAAATTACCGAACTTCAGGCCAGAACCGAAGAACTCAAACAACAATTATTGACCGGCCGGGGCGAAGCCCATCAAGCCCACCAACTGGCCTTACAAAAAAGCCAGGGGCTTCACCAACTCATCAAGGGCGCCATTAATGAACTGGATACATCGGTGGAAGAGTTGGAGCGACTGGTTGATCAGATCGGCGAGAGCGCTTCCCCCAACGAGCAGGCCGGTTTGCTGGAAAAAGTATGGCAAAGAATCTATCATCTCAACAACCTGGTGGTCAACCTGGAAGATATGGCCCAACTCAAAAACGAGCGAGTTGCCCTGAACTACCAGGAGGTTGACATTACCCACCTGATTAATGAAGTGGTCAGCACCACGCGCGGCCTGGCCCGGGGGAAGAACTTAGAAATACGCTGCCAGGTACCAGAGAATTTACCCAAGCTCAAACTGGACCCGGTACGTATCCGGCAAGTCTTGTTATACGTTTTGAACAACGCGGTCAAATACACCGACCAGGGCATCATTGAAGTGCAAGCCGAGTTGAACGCCAAAGAACTGCTCATTTTTGTCTCCGACACCGGCATTGGCATGCACCGTGAGGAAATGGAGCTGGTTTTCCAGGAATTTGGGCGCGGCAGCGGCACCCTGGCTAAACAACGCCAGGGCACCGGCCTGGGCCTGGCCATCAGCAAGGGCCTGGTTGAATTGCACGGGGGGCACATGTGGGTCACCAGTGTTTTGGGCGTTGGCTCTACCTTTTACATCAACCTGCCGCTTGAACCGCCGCCCGCTAAAACTCCGGCGGCCATCCCCGCCCCAATGCCCGCAGCCGCAATACCGGCGCAGATACCGCTTGCCGTGACCGTCCTTGAACAGGAGGAACCCGTGTCGCTTTGGGATACAATTAACAAAAAAACAGAAACGCAGGTAGCTGTTTCCGACCAAGAAGAAACCCTGGCCGCGGCAGAACCGGCCACGATTGCACCCACCGCCAAAGGCGGCTTTGGCTCGCCCGTTGGCCGCTACAGCCCCACCTATATTGGCCGTTTTGGTTTTATCTTATTGGGATTATTATTGATTATTGCCTCCATTGTGGCCATGCTGGCCGTTATCTACGGCCCGGTTGGCGAAGAAGAAGTGGCGGCTACAACAGTCGCTTCGCCCACCAGCATCGCCGCCGGTTTGCCAGATACAGCCACCCCAGAGGAAAGCATAGCCCCGGCGCCCACCGCAACACCTTCAGCAACATCTTCCCCAACCGTTGCCCCCCCAGCCTCGGCTACGCCTACCCTGCCGCCCACCGAACCACCTACCCTGATTCCAACAGATACGCCTGCGGCAACCATTCCGGCTACAAACACTTCGACGCCTACCCAGGAACCGCCAACCCTCACCGTAACCTCAACCAAAACGCCTACGCAAACCCCAAACCTCATCCCCCAACCCACGGCCAAGGAAACGCCCCCTGCGGCCCTTGTTGAACAACCCCCGACCCGTCCCGCCGCCCAAGGATTATCCTTTGTAGCCGGTCAATTGGTGGCTCTAAATCCATTGGGCGACACAGCAAGCACTTCCCTGGAAACAGCCGGCAGCATCGTTCCCGACAGCGGTCTGAGTTGGTCGCCGCAGGGAGACCGGATACTTTTCACTTCCAAGCGCGATAACAACTACGAGATTTACACGGCCAACGCCGATGGCAGCCAACCGCTCAACCTGACCAAAGCGGCCGCTTATGATACGCAACCCTCTTGGTCGCCGGACGGACATAAAATAGCTTTCAGTTCCGGGCGAGACGGCAACGTTGACATTTACATGATGGATGCTGACGGTGGCAATCTGCAAAAACTGACCACCAGCCGGGGCTACGACGAATGGCCGGTCTGGTCGCCCGACGGCCGCAAAATCGCTTTTGTGTCTGATCGGGATGGCAACGTGGAAATTTACGTAATGAATATTGACGGCAGCAACCAACAGCGCCTCACCGATAATCCGGCAGCCGATTGGCCTGCCACCTGGTCGGCTGACGGGCACCGATTGGCCTTTGGCTCCGACCGCGACGGGAACTGGAATCTATACCTTGTTAGCGTGACCGATGGCGGAGTGACCCGGTTGACCAATGACCCGGCTGACGAACGCGAACCGGCCTGGTCGCCCGATGGTCGGACGATTGCCTTTGCCTACAACGGCGGCGGCAATTGGGATATTTACACCATCCCCGCTCCTACCGGCGCTTCCGGCGAGATCCCCAAAAGCGAGTGGACTCAATTCACCGACACGCCTACAGTTAATGAACACTATCCGGCCTGGGCGCCCTGA
- a CDS encoding alpha/beta fold hydrolase, with protein MMPPKSSPGPGRFSRRYWLRLVVFLSVTLAVALLGLLIYFINLQVKVFVTPHRNANIGSPTEISSIYEDITLTTADGLKISAWYIPGSKPGGLVLAHGIDANRSALVPEAKILAEAGYHLLMLDLRAHGRSEGEIATYGYREAWDVQAAVDYLAAAPEVEQIGALGTSFGGAAVVRAAAADERIKAVVIESSYSSLAEAVDDAFADLSIFPQWPFAPLLVSLAERRVGLEITQVNSARDLASLSPRAVLIIHGAHDPLFPLHHAQKMYESAQEPKQLWIIEDMGHDNPALGREEEYRQRVVTFFDTVFADQ; from the coding sequence ATGATGCCTCCAAAATCTTCTCCTGGCCCCGGCCGTTTCTCCCGCCGATATTGGCTGCGGCTGGTCGTTTTTCTGTCCGTTACCCTGGCTGTGGCCTTGCTGGGCTTGTTGATTTATTTTATAAATCTCCAGGTTAAAGTTTTTGTAACCCCTCACCGAAATGCCAACATTGGTTCGCCCACAGAGATCAGTTCAATTTATGAAGATATTACCCTGACCACGGCCGACGGTTTAAAAATATCGGCCTGGTATATCCCTGGTTCAAAACCCGGTGGCTTGGTGCTGGCGCATGGCATTGACGCCAATCGCTCGGCGTTAGTGCCGGAGGCAAAAATATTGGCTGAGGCCGGGTATCATTTGTTGATGCTTGATTTGCGGGCGCACGGCCGCAGCGAAGGAGAAATAGCTACTTATGGTTATCGGGAAGCCTGGGATGTGCAGGCCGCCGTGGATTATCTGGCGGCTGCGCCGGAGGTGGAACAGATTGGGGCCTTGGGTACCTCGTTTGGCGGGGCGGCGGTAGTCCGGGCTGCCGCCGCAGACGAGCGGATTAAGGCGGTGGTGATTGAAAGCAGTTACAGTAGTTTAGCGGAGGCGGTTGACGATGCTTTTGCAGACCTTTCCATCTTTCCCCAGTGGCCCTTTGCGCCGCTGCTGGTCAGTTTGGCGGAACGAAGGGTTGGCCTGGAAATCACCCAGGTCAATTCAGCCCGCGACCTGGCTTCCCTCTCCCCTCGCGCAGTGTTGATTATTCATGGAGCGCACGATCCTCTTTTTCCCCTGCATCACGCGCAGAAAATGTACGAGTCGGCCCAAGAGCCAAAGCAGTTGTGGATCATTGAGGACATGGGGCATGATAATCCCGCCTTGGGCCGGGAGGAGGAATACAGGCAGCGAGTGGTCACATTTTTTGACACAGTTTTTGCGGATCAGTGA
- a CDS encoding tyrosine--tRNA ligase — translation MNNSVFDILQERGFIAQVTDEEAVRRELAEKKITFYIGFDGTADSLHVGNLVTIMAMLHMQRAGHRPIGLVGGGTTMVGDPSGKTEMRKMLTEEEIQANVDKLHAQLNHYLHFDEGRAIAENNAGWLLSLNYIKFLRDIGRHFSVNRMLAAEAYKQRLEKGLSFIEFNYQLLQAYDYLILYQRYGCTMQMGGDDQWGNLLAGVDLIRRVEGATVHAMTYPLLTTASGAKMGKTAAGAVWLDANKLSPYDYYQYWINCDDRDIEKLLKVFTFLPMTEIKRLAALSGAELREAKQILAYEATAITHGQAEARAAQQAAQAAFAQGGDLEAMPTTLVSPARLQGGIGVLEIFAEVGLAHSRGEARRMLQQGGVYVNDQRIEQVETVLTPDDLTDGGILLRAGKKKYHRLALEES, via the coding sequence ATGAATAACAGTGTATTTGATATTCTCCAAGAACGCGGTTTCATCGCCCAGGTTACAGACGAGGAAGCCGTGCGGAGAGAACTGGCAGAGAAAAAAATAACCTTTTACATTGGCTTTGACGGCACCGCCGACAGCCTGCATGTTGGCAACCTGGTGACCATTATGGCTATGCTGCACATGCAGCGGGCCGGTCATCGGCCCATTGGCCTGGTGGGGGGCGGCACCACCATGGTGGGCGACCCCAGCGGCAAAACCGAAATGCGCAAGATGCTAACGGAAGAGGAAATTCAGGCCAATGTGGATAAATTGCACGCGCAACTCAATCATTATCTGCATTTTGATGAGGGCCGGGCCATTGCCGAGAACAATGCCGGCTGGCTGTTGAGCCTGAACTATATCAAATTTTTGCGGGATATTGGCCGCCATTTTAGCGTTAATCGCATGCTGGCTGCCGAAGCTTACAAGCAGCGCCTGGAAAAAGGGTTGAGTTTTATTGAATTCAATTATCAACTGTTGCAAGCCTATGATTATTTGATCCTTTACCAGCGATACGGCTGCACCATGCAGATGGGCGGCGACGACCAGTGGGGCAACCTGCTGGCCGGGGTTGACCTCATTCGCCGCGTTGAAGGGGCAACGGTGCATGCGATGACCTACCCTCTGTTGACGACGGCCAGCGGCGCCAAAATGGGCAAAACGGCGGCCGGGGCGGTGTGGTTGGATGCTAATAAACTCAGCCCTTATGACTACTACCAGTACTGGATTAATTGCGACGACCGCGATATTGAAAAACTGCTTAAAGTTTTTACTTTTTTGCCGATGACGGAAATCAAACGTTTGGCCGCTCTGTCCGGAGCCGAATTGCGGGAAGCCAAACAAATTTTGGCCTACGAAGCCACTGCCATCACCCACGGCCAGGCCGAGGCTCGCGCGGCTCAACAAGCCGCTCAGGCCGCCTTTGCCCAGGGGGGTGATTTAGAAGCGATGCCGACCACCCTGGTGTCGCCGGCCAGGCTGCAAGGCGGTATTGGCGTTTTGGAGATTTTTGCCGAGGTTGGTCTGGCCCACTCTCGCGGCGAGGCCCGGCGGATGTTGCAGCAGGGCGGGGTTTATGTGAATGATCAGCGAATAGAGCAGGTTGAGACAGTTCTCACTCCCGATGATTTGACCGATGGCGGGATTTTGTTACGGGCCGGGAAAAAGAAATATCACCGTTTGGCGCTTGAGGAAAGTTAA
- a CDS encoding cellulase family glycosylhydrolase → MSIVTLNPAKAGFLDPSGQPLWIHGVNYEGFYDRAWAMWRPDLYDPGLIAHDFQKARASGFNSVRFFVQKENLDEVNNGNFTRFDTVFNLAREHGLYVLLTFNDYHSPHLADVGRFNSKIVTHFKGNPIVLGWDLENEPRLYNLLVATYPDQLPPLLTSALVDAYGELVSRAEMGSRNIPGLLRDKPDLAYYYVNAVEAYVRYSGEASAYHGTLIDYMRAPEAQPWQPFLQLLDQTIAAWLKPQLEPMKAADPTRLFTIGWNWPILAALPANRMLDFHQIHQYGNVGYDTLQTILAMLRSLRDTFPDMPVMMGEYGYSTDESKKAETSRPVDPRIVALHEAATLCFLRAEGLAGGHKWMLNDVRAAPNPFEAGLGLYANGDLAKPSQRMFAHLATLWRNNQNPGQLALQPDERSLIRFVYRTATGGLAGGSGSSQAGLNWQTPYPAHLFLTWLADGQTRLESDAAMDLEFAPSDVVPDWPDNQGASVYRLYSNTFNPEGAWPAGQQIPISLQDNFPRLVTPLA, encoded by the coding sequence ATGTCTATTGTCACGCTCAACCCGGCCAAAGCCGGTTTTCTGGACCCGTCTGGTCAACCTCTCTGGATTCACGGGGTAAACTACGAGGGCTTTTATGACCGCGCCTGGGCCATGTGGCGGCCCGACCTGTACGACCCCGGCCTCATTGCCCACGATTTTCAAAAAGCCCGGGCCAGCGGCTTCAATTCGGTGCGCTTCTTTGTGCAAAAAGAGAACCTTGATGAAGTCAACAACGGCAATTTTACCCGCTTTGATACCGTTTTTAATTTGGCCCGCGAGCATGGCCTATACGTGCTGCTTACCTTTAACGATTATCACAGTCCGCACTTGGCCGACGTGGGCCGTTTTAATAGTAAAATTGTGACGCATTTTAAAGGCAACCCGATTGTATTGGGCTGGGATTTGGAAAATGAGCCGCGCCTTTATAACTTGCTCGTCGCCACTTATCCCGACCAACTGCCGCCCTTATTGACATCCGCCTTGGTTGATGCTTATGGTGAATTGGTTTCGCGGGCCGAGATGGGCAGCCGCAATATTCCTGGCCTGTTGCGTGACAAACCCGACCTGGCCTATTATTACGTGAACGCGGTAGAGGCTTACGTGCGTTACAGCGGCGAAGCCTCGGCCTACCATGGCACCTTGATAGACTACATGCGGGCGCCCGAAGCTCAACCGTGGCAGCCTTTTCTGCAATTGCTTGATCAGACCATTGCCGCCTGGCTCAAACCGCAACTTGAACCGATGAAAGCGGCCGACCCCACCCGGCTTTTTACCATCGGCTGGAACTGGCCGATTTTGGCGGCGCTGCCCGCCAATCGGATGCTTGATTTTCACCAGATTCACCAGTACGGTAACGTTGGCTACGACACTCTGCAAACCATCCTGGCTATGCTTCGTTCCCTGCGAGATACGTTTCCCGATATGCCCGTGATGATGGGCGAGTATGGTTATTCCACGGATGAAAGTAAAAAAGCTGAAACATCGCGCCCGGTTGACCCCCGGATCGTGGCCTTACATGAAGCGGCCACGCTCTGTTTTTTGCGGGCCGAGGGTTTGGCCGGAGGGCATAAATGGATGCTCAACGACGTGCGGGCCGCGCCCAATCCTTTTGAAGCCGGGCTGGGCCTTTACGCCAACGGCGACTTGGCCAAACCCTCTCAACGGATGTTTGCCCACCTGGCCACCCTCTGGCGCAATAACCAGAACCCCGGCCAACTGGCCCTTCAACCCGACGAACGCAGCCTGATCCGGTTTGTCTATCGAACGGCTACCGGGGGTTTGGCCGGCGGAAGCGGTTCATCCCAGGCCGGCTTAAATTGGCAAACACCTTATCCAGCCCATCTTTTTCTCACCTGGTTGGCGGACGGCCAAACGCGCCTGGAAAGCGACGCGGCCATGGACCTTGAGTTTGCTCCGTCTGACGTTGTGCCTGATTGGCCTGACAACCAGGGAGCCAGCGTTTATCGCTTGTACAGCAACACCTTCAACCCTGAAGGCGCCTGGCCGGCCGGTCAGCAGATACCGATCTCCCTGCAAGATAATTTCCCCCGCCTGGTAACGCCATTGGCATAA